From Pristiophorus japonicus isolate sPriJap1 chromosome 1, sPriJap1.hap1, whole genome shotgun sequence, a single genomic window includes:
- the snai2 gene encoding zinc finger protein SNAI2, translating into MPRSFLVKKHFSTSKKPNYGELDTQTVIISPYLYESYPMPVIPQPEILSSGAYNPVSVWSSVCSGLIPSPVPSDPAPASEYSSAHSSPLSNGSLCPAGRLSPRQSHSDRLNRDPNGSETSISDEEERIHPKVSDEHAVDAEKFQCNLCSKAYSTFSGLAKHKQLHCDAQTRKSFSCKYCEKEYVSLGALKMHIRTHTLPCVCKICGKAFSRPWLLQGHIRTHTGEKPFSCPHCSRAFADRSNLRAHLQTHSDVKKYQCKNCAKTFSRMSLLHKHEESGCCIAH; encoded by the exons ATGCCGCGATCTTTCCTAGTTAAGAAACATTTTAGCACCAGCAAAAAACCAAATTACGGCGAACTCGACACGCAAACAG TCATCATTTCTCCGTACCTGTATGAGAGTTACCCAATGCCAGTCATTCCTCAGCCGGAGATCCTGAGTTCGGGAGCTTACAATCCAGTGAGTGTGTGGAGCAGCGTTTGCTCCGGGCTGATCCCCTCTCCTGTCCCCAGCGACCCTGCACCTGCCTCGGAATACTCGTCCGCTCACTCCTCGCCCCTCAGTAACGGGAGCCTGTGCCCAGCAGGACGGCTCAGCCCTCGACAGTCCCATTCCGATCGGCTCAACAGGGATCCAAACGGCTCGGAGACCTCCATCAGCGACGAGGAGGAGAGAATTCACCCCAAAGTCTCGGATGAACACGCGGTGGACGCCGAGAAGTTTCAGTGTAACTTGTGCAGCAAGGCTTACTCGACTTTCTCAGGACTGGCCAAACATAAACAGCTACATTGCGACGCTCAGACTCGAAAATCCTTCAGCTGTAAATACTGTGAGAAGGAGTATGTCAGCTTGGGAGCATTAAAGATGCACATCCGGACCCACACATTGCCCTGTGTCTGTAAAATCTGTGGGAAGGCATTCTCCAGACCGTGGCTACTGCAAGGGCATATCAGAACACACACGG GTGAGAAGCCATTCTCTTGCCCTCACTGCAGCAGAGCCTTCGCTGATCGATCTAACCTGAGGGCACATCTACAAACTCATTCGGATGTGAAAAAATATCAGTGCAAAAACTGTGCCAAAACTTTCTCTAGAATGTCTCTTCTCCACAAACACGAAGAATCAGGATGCTGTATAGCACACTGA